The Canis lupus familiaris isolate Mischka breed German Shepherd chromosome 27, alternate assembly UU_Cfam_GSD_1.0, whole genome shotgun sequence genome window below encodes:
- the OR9K7 gene encoding olfactory receptor family 9 subfamily K member 7 has product MGDKGGDNHSEVTDFILVGIRVRPELHSLLFLLFLVVYGMVLLGNLSMIGIIVTDPRLNTPMYFFLGNLSIIDLSYSTVIVPKAMVNILSQKKTISFAGCVAQLFLYALFMVTEAFVLAAMAYDRFIAICNPLLYTIRMSRSLCIQLVAGSYLCGWVSSILQISVTFSMSFCASRVIDHFYCDSNPIEKISCSNIFMNKMVSFSLAVLIILPTIVVIVVSYMYIVSAVLKIRSSEGRKKAFSTCSSHLGVVSLLYGTVSFVYLTPPSNPELRKVASVCYILFTPMLNPLIYSLRNKDVKDAMKKVLWKKKVLL; this is encoded by the coding sequence ATGGGTGACAAGGGAGGAGACAACCACTCAGAAGTGACTGACTTCATTCTTGTAGGCATCAGGGTCCGTCCAGAGCTCCACAGTCTCCTCTTCCTACTATTCCTGGTTGTTTATGGGATGGTCCTCCTGGGGAACCTTAGCATGATTGGCATCATTGTGACCGACCCCCGGCTGAACACACCAATGTATTTCTTCCTAGGCAATCTTTCCATCATTGACCTCTCCTACTCCACTGTTATTGTACCCAAAGCCATGGTCAACATCCTGTCTCAGAAAAAGACCATCTCCTTTGCAGGCTGTGTGGCTCAGCTATTTCTTTACGCGCTTTTCATGGTCACAGAGGCCTTTGTCCTGGCAgccatggcctatgaccgcttcATCGCCATCTGCAACCCGCTCCTCTACACTATCCGCATGTCAAGAAGCCTCTGTATCCAGTTGGTGGCTGGCTCCTATCTCTGCGGCTGGGTCAGCTCCATCCTTCAAATCAGTGTAACCTTCTCAATGTCTTTCTGTGCTTCCCGAGTCATTGATCACTTCTACTGTGATTCAAACCCAATTGAGAAGATCTCCTGTTCCAATATCTTTATGAATAAGATGGTGTCATTTAGTCTGGCTGTCCTCATTATTTTGCCCACGATAGTTGTTATTGTGGTATCGTATATGTATATTGTGTCTGCAGTTTTAAAAATCCGCTCTagtgaagggaggaagaaagcctTCTCCACCTGCAGCTCCCACCTGGGGGTTGTAAGTTTGCTCTATGGGACAGTCTCCTTTGTCTATCTCACACCCCCAAGTAACCCTGAACTTCGTAAAGTGGCTTCAGTATGTTACATTTTGTTCACACCTATGCTGAACCCTTTAATCTACTCTCTAAGAAATAAGGATGTTAAAGATGCCATGAAAAAAGTCCTatggaagaaaaaagttttactttaa